The Silene latifolia isolate original U9 population chromosome X, ASM4854445v1, whole genome shotgun sequence genome contains the following window.
tattaaactttatagtttattagatgtatagagatgttaattatttaacatacaaaaatataataagtaggttataaacaattcaagttagattccataatatataatattgcataattctttcgatttgatttaatgcatatatgtaaatatatttatataagtaaataatcctcttaaaattgcatggcTAAGTACTAAAAGTAATTTCGTctgtaaagaaaagaattgtagtaacattggatatagttatatggtagtaatcactcatttgaatagtaaaagtaacaatattatcagcgagattaatgaaagtggtagaaacaacaacgggagtagtgaaataattaatattaatgcgacattagtgaaagtaacaataattacggtgagagtggtgaaattatcaatattaatgcagaagcagtgacagtaacaataattacggcgggagtagtgaaaataacaatgattacgggcaagtaatgaaatgttattactatatattgtttcattaataaaagtaaaatattaatagcgggagtagtgaatttgtctcaaaatttattttatcgtaattataggatatgtcatagaaaaatatattaatgataaatttatgagttaagcaattttaagtaattttatttaatggaaaaaaaaaaaattaatggtaaataGAGATAGCCCGGGCAAAGCCGGACACCAATAGTAGTGAGCTATATAGTCTTACAACCACCTTTGAAGAAAACAGCAACTAGCTGCAACATTGAAGAAAACAGAAACATCTACACAACTCCCTCCCTCCCCAACTTATTCCTGCTTCTTTGTTTCCCCCATTCTTCATCCATAAACATTCACTAATACTATTTTTATTTCCAACAATGGTTTATTTTCTTTCACCTCCCTTCTTTAATCATTTTTCCTTTTCTGATCGATTATGAATTGCAGATTTTCtcattttttaatttaatagtaaTATGTTATACGGAGTATGATTTAATTTTGGGTATTGTTAATTGGAAATGCAGGCTGCAAGGATTATTGCCCAGTTAGTAGTAATGGGATCTGGATTGTTGATTAGGGCTTTTGCTCAAGCTTATCGTAAAGCTCTTCAAAGTATGTTCCTTTTATTCTTCATCATTactctttctttcatttttatttaCGATCTTATATATGTTCGTTTGCTAATTCTATTTTTAGGGATTCTTCTACTTTATATCATTTCCTTGGTGTTTATgagatttttgtatgttttattcATGTTGGGTTGTGCTAAATTTGGGACTTTGGCCTATCAAGTATGAGACCTTTAATACTTCTTCCATTATTTAAGCGGGGTTTTTGGAGCCGCCGGCGTCCTTCATTATCGACATAAATGGTATTAAAGCTAATCGCCACCCTTTTTCCTCATTGGCTGTGACATCGCTGTTGTCATATTACTTCTAGTGCAAAGGGGCGAGGGCAGAGTGATAGAGTATTACAATTGCTCTAAAGGTATGAGACTTGAGTCCCCACATTAGTTTTAGCCTTCTAGGGGTTAGGGTGTGGAGGGTTGATGTGTATAGAAATGAGATTTTTCACCCCTTTAGCTAGCTTTTGGGTTGTTGTTGGTTTTGTGCAAGCTTAGACAGTTCGGCATTCATTCTGTTCAAAGGAgtagtttgaggttgtaaaacaGTACCTCTATCTATGCTCTAACAAACTAGGTTTGGATAAGGATAGGATAGTTAACCATCATTCTCCGAGAGTAACCATATGTATGCACTATGCACACATTTTTAAACGAAATAATATATTTTCTTAGAATACAAATTTTCTTTTAAAGATTTAGAGAGGATGAAATATTTTAAAGCTGAAGTTACGAAAATAGTAAAGAAAGTCAGTAAAGGTAAGAGTATACTTTTTCTGTTCCATTGAGTCGTAAACATTTTTCAGAATCCGTGTTAGGAATTTTGAAAAAAATGTATACAGTTCAATGGAACACAGGAAGTGTGAGGGTAGCTATAAAGACTCACATTTCTCAACTCCATACAATATCAAAAAAGAAGAAGATCGTTGTGACATGAAAGGATTGAAGTGTAGAAGAGCTGTTACTTCCCAACTACATACAATAACATATACTATTAATTATTGGGATTTTGCACATAATTAGGGAAAGTCCTCCGTTGCTCCATAATCTTCCCTCTCATTTTCCGCTACCCTCTTGCAAATATTTTCTTTCCTCCAGAAAATCCTTTGCCCTTCCTATTCCTCCTTTCAGTAGCAAATTTTTATGTTACTCCAGATATTGtttgtatttttgtatgttaTTTTAGATCCCCTACATACTCCAGTTCTCCGACATACCCTTTCGCGGGTTTCATTCTGTGACTGCGAGTTTTGCCGACTTGGGCCTCAAACGGACATAGTTCGAGTACGGGCAAACCAGCGAATTGGTTCGAAGTTCGGTTTACCAAACCTCAAAACAGTGGTCTTGTATAAGACCCTTGTATACATAGTTACTATTGCTATCATTTAATGAGCTTCATAACATATGATATAGCTAGTGGAGTTAGGTCGGGGCTAGCAGGAGCGGTCGCCCCCGCtggaaaatgaagaaaaattgaaattttcgatttttttttctaGTTTACTTTATTAAATTAGTAGTTCACTCCCCCTAAAATTTTTCGACCCCCTCACGTCAAATGGCTCTGCCACTGGATATAGGCATAGAACCATTGTTCTTCTTAGAACGGTCTTATTTTAGTTAGTGTGTTTGAGGTAGGCTCTCCCATTCTATACAAAACCTTAATCCCAAATTGAACTTGGGTCGgctaacatgaatcatcctttaaaaCCCTCGCCGAGTGATCGCATACCGCAAAATGTAAAGAGATAAAAGAAAATAGTGAAAAGCAAATAAGAAGGGAGACATAATACAAAAGTCAAGCTAAACCTACaagcataaaaatcaaaaattcagtTTTCTTTTATAAAAAGTTAGGTAgtagttttttaaaaaaaataataataaaaaaaataataaatcagAACTCCATCATCCTCACATATTATTTATCTTCACATTGAGCTATCCGTTACCATACACTCTTTAATCCCAAGAGCTTCCTAACAGGTGCATtaataggtctccttctcacatagCCAAAACATCTTAACCGATTCTTCATCATCTTGTTCTCTACTGGCACCACTCTTACTTTCTCTCTAATCACATCATTTCTAAGTTGATCTTTCATTGTATGGCCGCACATTGATAATGTTTCACAACCCAACACTACGAGACTGAATCGCTTGAAAATTGTTAAGAGATTCCAATGGCGGTGGTTGAGCTTattaaacatatttaatcataTAGCTATAATACATGCAAAAAAGGCAAAAAGTACTCTTACTAAATGGGTATAGCAGTGACCTGAAAATCAACAAATGTGAGTTACCTATCCACGCATGCCCATTCTGTTGGATTACTTGGGTATGTGTTTTGCATTTTTTCTTGCCTACAAACATGCTTATGATATGCTACTTTTTCCACCACGCCTTTTGATGCTGAACCTCAAAGGTTTCTATATTTTCTAGAGACTGAAGAGCGTGATTTGTATTCGGCCATACATAATCCTTTTTATCGAATTCCGCCATGTCTTGAGCTTCGTCTGTTAGTTAGAAATACATTTCACGGTTGTCCCCTTCTAATATTTCTAACTCTTGAGTTTGGAGAATTAAGTTTTCGTTGGTAGGAGTTTCAACCTTTAAACCAGATAAAGAGTACCATCTAAGCATTGAGAGAGATAAGTATATCAGCCATATCTATATACTTTCTTATATTCATTAGCTATGTTACTTCACACTCCATAGTCCATATGACCCCGCTTACTCGTGTCTGACGCTTGGCACTTGGACATGGTATGACACTCTGGCCCTTCATTTTAGTCCAAAAACTTGACAATCTTTCATAAAATAGTGGAGTCCGACACTATTTTATGCACCCGTGTCCGACCCTTCGAACCAAGTTTGAGCAACATAGTTCATTAGACTGTATTTTAAGGAGGATTTCATTTAAGATTAATATTTGGGTTTCCTATCTATTTTTTTTCATATTCTAGAACGTGGTAAACTGAAGACTCATTATTTAAGGTTACACGGTGTGCATAGAAGTCACACCTTACCCATACATGACAAAAAAATGGTAGATCATGCAATTTATTAATACTCCCAGGAGGTAAATTGTAGGCTGACGTAGTAATTACTGTTTATTGGGTCCACACACTTATTAAACTGGTAAAGTCACTGAAGTCAAAGGTTATGATATATGCTCGTAATGACTTTTCAAGTACAAATCAAAATTACTGAAATCTGCCGGGAAGCATCCTAAAGAAATACTTTGGATGGATGTGGAGAGTAGGATCAATCCTAGCAAATAGGTGTATCACAGTTATCACACCCGTCTCTCATGAAAGGGCCATGCCGGGCATAAAAACTGCGAAAAGGCCAAACTGATCGTACATGTGGAATATAAGTAATTAATGGGTTTATATGACACAGTGTTGTGAACCTTGTCTCATTTAGAAATAGTCAGCCGAGACGGTTCCGAAAGGGCCAATTCTAAAGTCTAGGAAGTCATGCTCCACACCAGCGTAACACAGTTCAAATTTCGGTAGGCCGACCCGCGAACCAGTTCGCCCATAACTTCATACTGGAACAGTGTTTGCTGCGGCCCAAGTCACTGAGTTAGTGGTCCAGAACCGTGAAACCCGCGAACTAGCATGATGGAGAAGCGGAGTATGCAGATGatctgaaaataaaagaaaaatacgAACAAGTGGATGGGTAGACTAGGTAGCGATAATATTGCTTCACTGGTAATATTGAGTTCAACACTTACAGTTACATGTTGCACAGTACGAATAATAGTTTGCATGATATGTAGAGCATAAATATATCGGTTCATGAAAATGGAGAACTTCAAGACTATCTGAGAAACGATACTGTTGCTCATGCAGTCCTGTGCTGGTGTGTCCAGAAGTTTCTGAATTTCTGTTTTAGCATCACCTTGTTATATGTGGTTATGTTGGGAGTAATAGCATTGCAACATTTGCAAGAGAAGAGAATTCTTTAAATGACACGGGGTCAGTTAAGGGCTTGTTAAATTGCTAAGCTATTGACAAGCTCCTTGGCTTCTGTAAGTTCAGTTAATGGGGAACAAGCTCTGTAAGGAAATGGAGGGAAGGAAAAGGTCCAGTAGAGTGGGAGTATTTCAGTTTGACCTGATTGGCTATTGGATGCATGACCTACCCTCCAAATCTGATTTCAGCGAACATGGCTTAGCACCATATTATAGGTTTATCATATCTGATTAGCTAAAACCCACCAGATATCCCTTGAAGATTCCTTGAAAGTTCAAATGCATTGTATTTTTTCTTTGTGATGGCGCTAGAATTTAATCAAAGAGTGTGATCAGAAGTCTTTGGTTATTATTAGCATGTGTCGTGGTGATTGTTGACGCTGTTTTGTGCTGCTCCGTGAATTAGTATTACATGTTACCTGTGTATTTGCTTCCTTCCAGGAGCTGTATTTTTTGTATATCCCCGTTGGTTTTTAGCAGCAATAAATCTCGTAGAAGAGGTCTCACATGTGAAACCGCCCATACGGTTATGTGTTTCTCATTTGACTGTAAAGAGTTAATGAGCTGGTCTCTTGTGTAAAACCTTCTGCTCCTAGTGTTTAGCCATTACCAATAATCTAGAATCTTAATTGACTGCAGATGCCTCTAAAACGGGTGCTGCTCAAGAAGCAATGCAAAACACGGTTCGTAGAGCGAGTAAGGCCATCACCGAGCAAGAGGCGCGGCAGATTCTGGGAGTTACCGAGAATGCTGCCTGGGAAGACATTTTGAAAGTTAGTATGACTACTAGTTCTTATCTTACTTCCGTACCTGTATATTTTATTCTTTCAAATCTTATCATTGTTTTTTGGTACTACCAGAAATATGACATATTGTTTGAGAGGAACGCCAAGCAAGGGAGTTTCTATCTTCAATCAAAGGTCCATCGGGCAAAGGAATGCCTCGAGGCCGTATATCAAAACAAAGGGCAAGGTCCTTCGACTGGATCAACTGGATAGGTTTTTGGTGTAGTGCATGTATTCTTTTGGTAGTGTTTCCTGTACATAAAGAGTATCTTGAAATGTGGAATAAACTTTGGTCTAGTTTTGGTTTACTGAGCTGTTCcctgtgaatttcggcagcatctAAAATGCTACTCCGTAGTTAGTAGCGGATGCTTGTTCCATAAAATTTTCCAAGTAGTTGATAACAATTGGCCAAGGTCTTTTTTGGTTGCTGAATGTGTTTTTGCTTAATTTGACCCCATGATTAGTAAAGCTATGAAACTTTTGTGTTTATGTGAACATACCATGTTTAAAAAGCACATGTTACCGTTATGTTGGAAAGGGACGGCAAAAAAAGCAAGAGATTGACTATTTACGCAGTTCCAAATTCGTACATTTACAAGGAAAGATTACATCAGAGATCTTAGTTCTTTACGGCAAAATGCATTTTCCTTTGTGCAGCGATTTATAACTGATCGTTCATCTGGTCGGAAGAGGAGAGTTGAAAGGGAAAACTAC
Protein-coding sequences here:
- the LOC141623299 gene encoding mitochondrial import inner membrane translocase subunit PAM16 like 2-like, whose protein sequence is MAARIIAQLVVMGSGLLIRAFAQAYRKALQNASKTGAAQEAMQNTVRRASKAITEQEARQILGVTENAAWEDILKKYDILFERNAKQGSFYLQSKVHRAKECLEAVYQNKGQGPSTGSTG